In Silene latifolia isolate original U9 population chromosome X, ASM4854445v1, whole genome shotgun sequence, the following proteins share a genomic window:
- the LOC141619728 gene encoding LOW QUALITY PROTEIN: uncharacterized protein LOC141619728 (The sequence of the model RefSeq protein was modified relative to this genomic sequence to represent the inferred CDS: deleted 1 base in 1 codon; substituted 1 base at 1 genomic stop codon): MSLLNGFHHEFSWDKLNKITDNFDNKNFVGETDCFQIFKGKIPQSSEKRAEMEVTVKFWTDSITFADKCRTIEDERRFMAHPEVIKCSNIANVVLYYCDGDHFGAFVISKFESVNGSPVEIDSTFTALYQRNDGVFSRDFTFCQVSAPVDDSKGNEQTIVPGIANISIKEESTSRHSENXNGVWNSGSPVASLWPVKKEKVGSLSFNVISAEPPKQSTEAPRQAPVDGPASSVKKKPVVQAKVPFEKGYSQMDWVKLTRTHPDLACALKI; the protein is encoded by the exons ATGTCGTTGTTGAATGGCTTCCATCATGAGTTTTCTTGGGACAAATTAAACAAAATCACTGATAATTTCGACAACAAAAACTTCGTCGGTGAAACTGACTGTTTCCAAATATTCAAAGGTAAAATTCCACAATCATCAGAAAAACGCGCGGAAATGGAGGTGACGGTTAAATTTTGGACAGATTCCATCACATTTGCGGATAAATGTCGCACAATCGAG GACGAGCGCAGATTCATGGCTCATCCAGAGGTGATTAAGTGTTCGAATATCGCCAATGTAGTGTTATATTACTGTGATGGTGACCATTTTGGTGCG TTTGTGATATCGAAATTTGAGAGCGTGAATGGCAGTCCAGTCGAAATTGATAGTACT TTTACTGCATTGTATCAGAGAAATGATGGTGTATTTTC ACGCGACTTTACGTTCTGCCAG GTTAGTGCTCCCGTTGACGACAGTAAGGGTAATGAACAAACTATTGTTCCTGGCATTGCTAACATCTCTATAAAAGAGGAATCCACTAGTAGACACAGTGAGAATTAGAATGGTGTATGGAACAGCGGT TCTCCAGTCGCAAGCCTGTGGCCGGTGAAGAAGGAGAAGGTTGGATCTTTATCGTTCAATGTAATCAGTGCAGAGCCCCCAAAGCAGTCAACTGAAGCACCAAGACAAGCACCCGTAGATGGTCCTGCAAGTTCAGTGAAGAAGAAACCTGTTGTTCAGGCTAAGGTTCCTTTTGAGAAAGGTTATAGCCAAATGGATTGGGTCAAGCTTACCCGCACTCATCCTGATCTTGCATGTGCACTCAAAATTTAG